In Candidatus Cloacimonadota bacterium, the following proteins share a genomic window:
- a CDS encoding STAS domain-containing protein: MEIKQEKKGNVLILNIIGRLDSNTASQMENELMPLIDKGDDNILVDFSNLDYISSAGLRTLLLAAKKMDKKDKKIILCSMKEFIHEVFEISGFTSIFTIAENEDEAMKEFE; this comes from the coding sequence ATGGAAATCAAACAAGAAAAAAAAGGAAATGTTCTTATACTGAACATAATCGGAAGATTGGACTCAAATACGGCGAGCCAAATGGAAAATGAGTTGATGCCCTTGATTGATAAAGGAGATGATAATATTCTCGTAGATTTTTCTAATCTTGATTATATTAGTAGTGCCGGTCTGCGTACGCTTTTGCTCGCAGCAAAAAAAATGGATAAAAAAGATAAAAAAATCATTCTCTGCTCTATGAAAGAATTTATTCACGAGGTTTTTGAAATTTCCGGTTTCACCTCGATTTTTACTATTGCAGAAAATGAAGATGAAGCTATGAAGGAATTTGAATAG
- a CDS encoding ATP-binding protein, which produces MENNLVIKMKNDLAEISRSNVLIEEFCEENKLSNKFIFTLNLTLDELVTNIISYGFEDDEEHEILISITFSNEKQELTMQIEDEGVYFNPLNISKPNHIDKPMEKKPIGGLGIHLVKKFVDNVHYERRGNRNILTLTKKTNN; this is translated from the coding sequence ATGGAAAACAATTTAGTAATTAAAATGAAGAATGACCTTGCGGAAATTTCCCGCTCAAATGTGCTGATCGAAGAATTTTGCGAAGAAAATAAATTGAGCAACAAATTTATCTTCACTCTAAACCTCACGCTGGATGAACTTGTAACAAATATTATTTCTTATGGCTTTGAGGATGACGAAGAGCATGAAATTCTGATATCAATAACTTTTAGCAATGAGAAGCAAGAATTAACAATGCAAATCGAAGATGAAGGTGTTTACTTTAATCCGCTGAATATTTCAAAACCCAATCATATTGATAAACCAATGGAGAAAAAACCCATCGGAGGATTGGGCATCCACCTCGTAAAAAAATTCGTTGACAATGTTCATTATGAGCGCCGTGGAAATAGAAACATTTTAACATTGACAAAAAAAACAAACAATTAG
- a CDS encoding DUF3857 domain-containing protein has translation MKKLIILLIVLSFIAGILVADDNYKNAASVTLVDSLSFHIDKDMKMIKERFLRIKILEKRGREEKGDIQARFDEDSQKFEIISAHTLTPAGEIIEPEESGVSLVSAPEVGYASQYTNLKMQVISFPALEPNAIIEYNYRIISEKEMEKPFAANITLQTREPIKKKIVSITFPIEDKDKFVFRSIKTDLKPKIIKSGDLITYKFEMNDMAKIKAEQNMPSLAEISPELRLTFYPDWDEFVDNYQKNFFDAAKVSRSIKKQLKKIVGESTEETIENIAIFVKQNIRSIYLGFGESGFEPTDAKKILDNRYGDPQDKAVLLTALLQATNVDAYPVLVAANQIADLQKTLPVPSLMKNILVAYKLNGKTNYIDPMTAFCKPNWLSERFQNRQAIAISPKKFEFITTPQTPIDASKSLVKLNASLDEEGTLRGTFEVTATGYFDRLVRNQLRYKNSDELDILFASIAAGIRGGTDIVNYTFTNPENLKKTMKVSLQFESPNYLTKQGKRLKLSIPKLGIRGADVSDFSTLKERDYDLMLGTKREYKFNASIQIPADFDLQYSPQGKSDKNRLADFNIVSSVENNTVSFSTEFQFETNRVPVSDYSAFRKVQNDYFNQNNWLFIFE, from the coding sequence ATGAAAAAGTTAATTATTCTCCTGATAGTATTATCATTTATCGCAGGCATTCTTGTTGCGGATGATAATTATAAAAACGCAGCTTCTGTAACCCTCGTGGACAGCCTTTCTTTTCATATAGACAAAGATATGAAAATGATAAAGGAACGATTTCTGAGGATCAAAATCCTTGAGAAACGGGGACGAGAAGAAAAAGGTGATATCCAAGCTCGTTTTGATGAAGATTCCCAAAAATTCGAGATCATTTCCGCTCACACTCTCACTCCTGCCGGTGAGATCATCGAGCCGGAAGAGAGTGGTGTTTCTCTTGTGAGCGCCCCGGAAGTGGGTTACGCTTCTCAATACACCAACCTAAAAATGCAAGTGATTTCATTTCCGGCACTTGAACCCAATGCTATTATTGAATACAATTATCGCATTATTTCCGAAAAAGAGATGGAAAAACCTTTCGCTGCCAATATCACTCTTCAAACTCGCGAACCGATAAAAAAGAAAATTGTTTCCATAACTTTTCCCATAGAAGATAAAGATAAATTCGTTTTCAGATCCATTAAAACAGACTTGAAACCGAAAATCATTAAAAGCGGAGATTTGATCACTTACAAATTCGAAATGAACGATATGGCAAAAATCAAAGCCGAACAGAACATGCCTTCACTTGCAGAAATATCCCCTGAACTTCGCCTTACATTTTATCCTGATTGGGACGAATTTGTGGATAATTACCAAAAAAATTTCTTTGATGCGGCCAAGGTTTCTCGGTCAATTAAAAAGCAGCTCAAAAAGATTGTCGGAGAAAGTACAGAAGAAACCATCGAGAATATTGCAATCTTTGTAAAACAGAATATCCGCAGTATTTATCTTGGTTTCGGAGAAAGCGGTTTCGAGCCTACTGATGCCAAAAAAATATTGGACAACAGATACGGCGATCCTCAGGATAAAGCAGTTTTGCTTACCGCATTATTGCAGGCAACAAATGTGGATGCCTATCCGGTTCTTGTTGCTGCAAATCAAATCGCTGATTTACAAAAAACCCTTCCTGTTCCCTCGTTGATGAAAAATATTCTCGTTGCTTACAAATTGAATGGGAAAACAAATTACATTGATCCGATGACCGCTTTTTGCAAACCAAATTGGCTCTCAGAACGATTCCAAAACAGACAAGCAATTGCAATCTCTCCCAAAAAATTTGAATTTATCACTACCCCTCAAACCCCTATTGATGCCAGTAAATCTCTTGTAAAATTAAATGCTTCTTTAGATGAAGAAGGAACTCTTCGCGGAACTTTCGAGGTAACTGCCACCGGATATTTTGATAGGTTAGTTAGAAATCAGCTTAGATATAAAAATTCCGATGAGCTGGATATTCTATTTGCAAGTATCGCAGCCGGCATTCGTGGTGGAACAGATATTGTAAATTACACTTTTACAAATCCTGAAAATCTGAAGAAAACAATGAAAGTCAGCCTTCAATTCGAATCTCCCAATTATCTGACCAAACAGGGAAAAAGGCTGAAACTTTCGATTCCAAAACTCGGTATTCGCGGTGCGGATGTTTCTGATTTTTCTACACTCAAGGAAAGAGATTATGATCTGATGCTTGGCACAAAACGGGAATACAAGTTTAACGCTTCAATACAAATTCCAGCGGATTTTGATTTGCAATATTCCCCGCAGGGAAAATCTGATAAAAATAGGTTGGCGGATTTTAATATCGTTAGTTCCGTTGAAAATAATACTGTTTCATTCTCAACGGAATTTCAATTCGAGACAAATCGAGTTCCTGTTTCCGATTATTCTGCTTTCCGCAAAGTGCAAAATGATTATTTTAATCAGAATAATTGGCTGTTTATCTTCGAATAA
- a CDS encoding DUF3857 and transglutaminase domain-containing protein: protein MLQKKFKPNLSWKKLVLIVIIPILLFGCAKKINYSYLQNYNRQSYADADAVIVTDSTGINLEESGKSVATQHKIVKILSMKGKAMFSEATFGYFAKYDSVSVISAKVINPDGSVIEIPKEDIQDMVIPAVQQFYLPNVRMKKIIFPNIKEGSSVEYLVKIFTNNPPMENNFNTVSIFEGNNPIHRATLTINSEMALNSLIKNDVSGSINFEKKVRDGNYYYKWVVKNIPSIVQEPLMPPIPDVCKKVIISSVDSWKSWSKWYYGLCEEKMITTPEMDLVIDSLLVGAETRDDILRALYYYVSQNIRYIGTEMTGEKGGYEPFPAPQTFKNKYGVCRDKAALLAAMIQKAGFEAYTVLINPMQNVEMDIPHVAQFNHAITAVRNPDGTWLFIDATAENTSEFLMSIEQNKTALICTPEGEDILLTPKVPASENMFAIDAVGYISDDGSFSETAKFTLTGLMGMAFRQILTKLPADRRKMIFQMIVGQMIENAEIDTFYYSDPEDLNKPLEITVEFSAENYGLKLKDELSFSLPFSSKGTSGTAAIGGGGNPFALDERNYPLSMFTTMQTEVKEKIFFPEGYTIENLPEPINESTEGFSISSDYKTGKGFISHTITNSFNDYIFPPEEYIKMKKIIDLISEKSGQEVVLHKNGDE from the coding sequence ATGTTACAAAAGAAGTTTAAACCCAATCTATCGTGGAAAAAATTAGTATTAATCGTAATAATTCCCATTTTGCTTTTCGGTTGTGCAAAAAAGATCAATTATTCTTATTTGCAAAACTATAACCGCCAATCTTACGCAGATGCAGATGCCGTAATTGTTACAGACAGCACCGGCATCAATCTGGAAGAATCCGGAAAATCTGTTGCAACTCAGCACAAAATTGTAAAAATACTTTCGATGAAAGGAAAAGCCATGTTTTCCGAAGCAACATTCGGATATTTTGCAAAGTATGATTCCGTTTCTGTGATCTCGGCAAAAGTGATTAATCCCGATGGCTCTGTCATTGAAATACCCAAAGAAGATATTCAAGATATGGTTATTCCTGCTGTTCAACAATTCTACCTTCCAAACGTTAGGATGAAAAAGATTATTTTCCCGAATATCAAAGAAGGCTCAAGCGTAGAATATCTTGTGAAAATTTTTACAAATAATCCTCCAATGGAAAACAATTTCAATACGGTTTCTATTTTTGAGGGAAACAATCCGATTCATAGAGCCACCCTAACTATTAATTCTGAAATGGCTTTGAATAGTTTAATCAAAAATGATGTCAGCGGTTCTATCAATTTCGAAAAAAAAGTAAGAGATGGAAATTATTATTATAAATGGGTGGTGAAAAATATTCCGTCAATTGTTCAAGAACCGCTGATGCCACCAATTCCCGATGTCTGCAAAAAAGTGATCATCTCTTCCGTAGATTCTTGGAAGTCCTGGTCAAAGTGGTATTATGGTCTTTGCGAAGAAAAGATGATCACTACTCCGGAAATGGATTTGGTGATAGACAGTCTTCTTGTAGGTGCGGAAACGCGAGACGACATTTTGCGTGCTTTGTATTATTATGTATCCCAAAATATCAGATACATCGGGACGGAAATGACTGGTGAAAAAGGTGGTTATGAGCCTTTTCCCGCTCCTCAAACCTTTAAAAATAAATATGGAGTTTGTCGAGATAAAGCTGCTCTTCTCGCTGCAATGATTCAAAAAGCCGGTTTCGAAGCCTATACCGTGCTTATCAATCCGATGCAAAATGTGGAAATGGATATTCCCCACGTTGCCCAATTTAATCACGCTATTACCGCAGTAAGAAATCCGGATGGAACTTGGCTTTTTATCGATGCAACCGCAGAAAATACCAGTGAGTTCCTCATGTCCATCGAGCAAAATAAAACCGCACTTATTTGCACACCGGAAGGAGAAGATATTTTACTCACACCCAAAGTTCCTGCAAGTGAGAACATGTTCGCCATAGATGCGGTCGGGTATATTTCCGATGATGGCAGTTTCTCGGAAACAGCCAAGTTTACTCTTACCGGTTTGATGGGGATGGCTTTTCGGCAGATTCTTACAAAATTACCTGCAGATCGAAGAAAAATGATCTTCCAAATGATTGTCGGGCAAATGATAGAAAATGCTGAAATAGACACATTTTATTATTCCGATCCTGAAGATTTGAACAAACCGTTGGAGATCACAGTAGAATTCTCCGCAGAAAATTATGGTTTGAAACTCAAAGACGAACTTTCTTTCTCATTACCATTCTCCAGCAAAGGCACATCAGGTACTGCCGCAATCGGTGGGGGTGGAAATCCGTTTGCGTTGGATGAAAGAAATTATCCCTTATCTATGTTTACAACTATGCAAACAGAAGTGAAGGAAAAAATATTCTTTCCGGAGGGTTATACTATAGAAAATTTACCGGAACCAATCAACGAATCCACAGAAGGCTTCAGCATTTCGAGTGATTATAAAACCGGGAAAGGATTCATTTCTCACACGATCACAAACTCTTTTAATGACTATATTTTTCCCCCTGAAGAATATATAAAAATGAAAAAAATAATTGATTTGATTTCCGAAAAGAGTGGACAGGAAGTCGTCTTGCACAAGAATGGAGATGAGTAA